A genome region from Scleropages formosus chromosome 6, fSclFor1.1, whole genome shotgun sequence includes the following:
- the crybb2 gene encoding beta-crystallin B2 isoform X1, producing the protein MATDHQTPASKQQQPAAGAFKLVIYEQENFQGRCHELTGPCNNVQEAGVERVGSILVHSGPWVGYEQASCKGEQFVFEKGEYPRWDSWTNSRRSDSLMAFRPIKVDSQEHKIVLYESPSFAGKKIEIVDDDVPSFHAHGYQEKVSSVRVQSGTWVGYQYPGYRGYQYLFEKGEYKDNAEFGAQLPQIQSVRRIRDMQWHQRGAFHVTN; encoded by the exons ATGGCCACCGACCACCAGACCCCTGCATCGAAACAGCAACAGCCGGCAGCCGGCGCCTTCAAG CTGGTCATCTATGAGCAGGAGAACTTCCAGGGCCGTTGCCATGAACTGACCGGACCTTGCAACAACGTGCAGGAGGCAGGAGTGGAAAGAGTGGGCTCCATACTGGTGCACTCGGGACC GTGGGTGGGATACGAGCAGGCGAGCTGCAAGGGCGAACAGTTTGTGTTTGAGAAGGGAGAGTACCCCCGCTGGGACTCCTGGACCAACAGCCGCCGCAGCGACAGCCTCATGGCCTTCCGCCCCATCAAAGTG GACAGCCAGGAGCACAAGATCGTCCTGTACGAGAGCCCAAGCTTTGCCGGGAAGAAGATTGAAATCGTAGACGATGACGTTCCCAGCTTCCATGCTCATGGGTACCAGGAGAAGGTCTCCTCCGTGCGGGTGCAAAGCGGCAC GTGGGTGGGCTACCAGTACCCCGGGTACCGCGGCTACCAGTACCTTTTCGAGAAGGGGGAGTACAAGGACAACGCTGAGTTCGGCGCCCAGCTCCCGCAGATCCAGTCCGTTCGGCGCATCCGCGACATGCAGTGGCATCAGAGGGGAGCATTTCATGTCACCAACTGA
- the crybb2 gene encoding beta-crystallin B2 isoform X2 codes for MATDHQTPASKQQQPAAGLVIYEQENFQGRCHELTGPCNNVQEAGVERVGSILVHSGPWVGYEQASCKGEQFVFEKGEYPRWDSWTNSRRSDSLMAFRPIKVDSQEHKIVLYESPSFAGKKIEIVDDDVPSFHAHGYQEKVSSVRVQSGTWVGYQYPGYRGYQYLFEKGEYKDNAEFGAQLPQIQSVRRIRDMQWHQRGAFHVTN; via the exons ATGGCCACCGACCACCAGACCCCTGCATCGAAACAGCAACAGCCGGCAGCCGGC CTGGTCATCTATGAGCAGGAGAACTTCCAGGGCCGTTGCCATGAACTGACCGGACCTTGCAACAACGTGCAGGAGGCAGGAGTGGAAAGAGTGGGCTCCATACTGGTGCACTCGGGACC GTGGGTGGGATACGAGCAGGCGAGCTGCAAGGGCGAACAGTTTGTGTTTGAGAAGGGAGAGTACCCCCGCTGGGACTCCTGGACCAACAGCCGCCGCAGCGACAGCCTCATGGCCTTCCGCCCCATCAAAGTG GACAGCCAGGAGCACAAGATCGTCCTGTACGAGAGCCCAAGCTTTGCCGGGAAGAAGATTGAAATCGTAGACGATGACGTTCCCAGCTTCCATGCTCATGGGTACCAGGAGAAGGTCTCCTCCGTGCGGGTGCAAAGCGGCAC GTGGGTGGGCTACCAGTACCCCGGGTACCGCGGCTACCAGTACCTTTTCGAGAAGGGGGAGTACAAGGACAACGCTGAGTTCGGCGCCCAGCTCCCGCAGATCCAGTCCGTTCGGCGCATCCGCGACATGCAGTGGCATCAGAGGGGAGCATTTCATGTCACCAACTGA
- the LOC108932998 gene encoding beta-crystallin B3-like: MSEQQSAPDQLAAGKSQGGASVTYKVVLYELENFQGRKAELTAECKDVTEKSLDKVASVMVESGPWVAFERQGFGGEQFILEKGEYPRWSTWTNSQSSNFLMSLRPLKVDGADHKLHLFEGAAFNGRKMEIVDDDVPSLWAHGFHDRVASIKALNGTWVAYMYPGYRGRQFVFEQGDYKHWNDWEASTPQIQSIRRVRDMQWHKRGCFTAPAPAPAPAPAPAPPAPPAAAAGSS; this comes from the exons ATGTCTGAGCAGCAGAGTGCCCCGGACCAGCTGGCCGCTGGAAAGAGTCAGGGTGGGGCAAGCGTCACGTACAAG GTGGTGCTCTATGAGCTCGAGAACTTCCAAGGCCGCAAGGCGGAGCTCACAGCCGAGTGCAAGGACGTGACGGAGAAGAGTCTGGACAAAGTGGCCTCCGTAATGGTGGAGTCTGGACC CTGGGTGGCGTTTGAGCGCCAAGGCTTTGGAGGTGAGCAGTTCATCCTGGAGAAGGGTGAGTATCCTCGCTGGAGCACCTGGACCAACAGCCAGAGCAGCAACTTCCTCATGTCTCTGCGGCCTCTCAAAGTG GACGGCGCCGACCACAAGCTCCACCTCTTCGAGGGTGCCGCCTTTAACGGAAGGAAGATGGAGATTGTGGATGACGACGTGCCCAGCCTCTGGGCTCACGGGTTCCACGACCGAGTGGCCAGCATCAAGGCGCTCAACGGAAC GTGGGTGGCCTACATGTACCCCGGCTACAGGGGGCGCCAGTTTGTGTTCGAGCAGGGCGACTACAAGCACTGGAACGACTGGGAAGCCTCCACACCGCAGATCCAGTCCATCAGGCGTGTGCGTGACATGCAGTGGCACAAGCGTGGCTGTTTCACCGCTCCCGCTCCCGCCCCCGCgcccgcccccgcccccgcacCGCCCGCCccgcccgccgccgccgcgggCTCCAGCTGA
- the crybb2 gene encoding beta-crystallin B2 isoform X3: protein MATDHQTPASKQQQPALVIYEQENFQGRCHELTGPCNNVQEAGVERVGSILVHSGPWVGYEQASCKGEQFVFEKGEYPRWDSWTNSRRSDSLMAFRPIKVDSQEHKIVLYESPSFAGKKIEIVDDDVPSFHAHGYQEKVSSVRVQSGTWVGYQYPGYRGYQYLFEKGEYKDNAEFGAQLPQIQSVRRIRDMQWHQRGAFHVTN from the exons ATGGCCACCGACCACCAGACCCCTGCATCGAAACAGCAACAGCCGGCA CTGGTCATCTATGAGCAGGAGAACTTCCAGGGCCGTTGCCATGAACTGACCGGACCTTGCAACAACGTGCAGGAGGCAGGAGTGGAAAGAGTGGGCTCCATACTGGTGCACTCGGGACC GTGGGTGGGATACGAGCAGGCGAGCTGCAAGGGCGAACAGTTTGTGTTTGAGAAGGGAGAGTACCCCCGCTGGGACTCCTGGACCAACAGCCGCCGCAGCGACAGCCTCATGGCCTTCCGCCCCATCAAAGTG GACAGCCAGGAGCACAAGATCGTCCTGTACGAGAGCCCAAGCTTTGCCGGGAAGAAGATTGAAATCGTAGACGATGACGTTCCCAGCTTCCATGCTCATGGGTACCAGGAGAAGGTCTCCTCCGTGCGGGTGCAAAGCGGCAC GTGGGTGGGCTACCAGTACCCCGGGTACCGCGGCTACCAGTACCTTTTCGAGAAGGGGGAGTACAAGGACAACGCTGAGTTCGGCGCCCAGCTCCCGCAGATCCAGTCCGTTCGGCGCATCCGCGACATGCAGTGGCATCAGAGGGGAGCATTTCATGTCACCAACTGA